From one Musa acuminata AAA Group cultivar baxijiao chromosome BXJ2-6, Cavendish_Baxijiao_AAA, whole genome shotgun sequence genomic stretch:
- the LOC135615599 gene encoding protein neprosin-like — translation MAARVSARHVMVWLLVAAAATCFSCAGAGSVRRAPATRQRLEVQRHLKRLNKQAVKSIKSPDGDIIDCVHISHQPAFDHPFLKNHTIQMRPAFHPEGLLFDESKVASQKKTPSMAQLWHQNGRCPEGTIPIRRTKRDDVLRASSVKRYGKKKHRSIPNPLSIDPDLLNESGHQHAIAYVEGDTYYGAKATINVWEPRIQQSNEFSLSQLWILGGSFGEDLNSIEAGWQVSPDLYGDNNTRLFTYWTSDSYQATGCYNLLCSGFIQINSEIAMGAAIYPLSRYGGSQYDISILVWKDPKEGHWWMQFGNDYVLGYWPSFLFSYLADSASMVEWGGEVVNSEPDGEHTSTAMGSGHFPEEGFGRSSYFRNIQIVDESNNLKAPRGVGTFTEQSNCYDVQTGNSNHWGHFFYYGGPGRNSNCP, via the exons ATGGCGGCACGCGTTAGCGCGAGGCACGTGATGGTGTGGCtactggtggcggcggcggcgacctGCTTCTCGTGCGCCGGTGCCGGGAGCGTGCGGCGGGCACCGGCGACGAGGCAGAGGTTGGAGGTGCAGCGGCACCTCAAGAGGCTCAACAAGCAGGCTGTCAAGAGCATAAAG AGCCCGGATGGAGATATCATAGACTGTGTGCACATCTCCCACCAGCCAGCCTTTGATCACCCTTTCCTCAAGAACCACACTATCCAG ATGAGGCCAGCTTTCCACCCAGAAGGCCTACTGTTTGATGAGAGCAAGGTTGCATCACAGAAGAAGACGCCTTCAATGGCTCAGCTCTGGCATCAAAATGGGAGGTGCCCTGAGGGCACCATCCCCATCAGGAGGACAAAGAGGGATGATGTGCTGAGGGCCAGCTCTGTCAAAAGGTATGGTAAGAAGAAGCACAGGAGCATCCCAAACCCATTGTCCATTGATCCTGACCTTCTCAATGAGAGTGGCCATCAG CATGCAATTGCTTATGTAGAGGGGGATACATATTATGGAGCCAAGGCCACCATAAATGTGTGGGAGCCAAGGATTCAGCAGTCTAATGAGTTCAGTCTGTCTCAGCTCTGGATTCTGGGGGGCTCCTTTGGGGAGGACCTCAACAGCATTGAAGCTGGTTGGCAG GTCAGCCCAGATCTGTATGGGGATAACAACACAAGACTCTTTACTTACTGGACT AGTGACTCCTATCAAGCAACAGGCTGCTACAACCTACTCTGCTCTGGATTCATTCAAATCAACAGTGAGATTGCAATGGGTGCGGCAATCTATCCACTCTCTCGATATGGTGGTTCCCAATATGATATCAGTATACTTGTTTGGAAG GATCCAAAGGAAGGGCATTGGTGGATGCAGTTTGGGAACGACTATGTGCTAGGTTACTGGCCTTCTTTCCTTTTCTCTTACTTGGCGGACAGTGCTTCCATGGTGGAATGGGGAGGGGAAGTTGTGAACTCAGAACCAGATGGTGAGCACACCTCGACCGCGATGGGCAGTGGCCATTTCCCTGAAGAAGGATTCGGCAGATCAAGCTACTTCAGAAACATACAGATAGTTGATGAATCCAACAATTTGAAGGCACCTAGAGGAGTTGGCACCTTCACTGAGCAATCCAACTGCTATGATGTGCAGACAGGCAATAGTAATCACTGGGGGCACTTCTTCTACTATGGCGGTCCTGGTAGAAACTCTAATTGTCCATAG